The nucleotide sequence GCGGAAAGCCAGCTCCTTGCCCCCCACCACCGCGCACATCCTCAGCGCCCTGCTGGAGTCCCGCGTCAGTCTGCCCCAGTACCCGCCCCCGGCTCTGGACTACAAGCGCTACCTCAAGGAGCATAACGAACGGCAGTTCTTCCTGGAGCTGGTCAAGGACATCTCCAATGACCTGGACCTCACCAGCCTCAGCTACAAGATCCTCATCTTCGTCTGCCTCATGGTGGACGCCGACCGGAGCTCGCTCT is from Meleagris gallopavo isolate NT-WF06-2002-E0010 breed Aviagen turkey brand Nicholas breeding stock unplaced genomic scaffold, Turkey_5.1 ChrUn_random_7180001891074, whole genome shotgun sequence and encodes:
- the LOC104916416 gene encoding dual 3',5'-cyclic-AMP and -GMP phosphodiesterase 11A-like — encoded protein: KASSLPPTTAHILSALLESRVSLPQYPPPALDYKRYLKEHNERQFFLELVKDISNDLDLTSLSYKILIFVCLMVDADRSSLFLVEGAAAGKKSLVSKFFDVHAGTPLLPCGSTENSSEVQVPWGKGIIGYVAEHGETVNIPDAYQ